TTCTAAGCTATTTAGTAGCAGTGTTATCTCCATCTCTTTTTAATCCGAATTTTCTAGTGTATACTCTGATAGTAGGAATTTTCTTCTTTTTCAATCGTGCCCGTTATCTGGGAGTAACCTACTATAGTCGTTTTCATTTTACGATTTTGGGTTGTTTTTTCTTAACCTTGGCTATTACGGCTCTTTTGATGTTACAGAATTATCAATTCAACATAGAAGTTTATCAGCACAATCCTTTGAACGTTAAATACCTATCTGCTTGGGCAATTACTTATGTTATTTATCTTCCCTGGGTCTTTATTGGCAATCTTGGTCTTAAGAGCTATGGCGAATGGGCTCAGAAAAAATTTGAGCAAGACATGGATGAACTGGAGAGTGGAGAATAGCTTGTTACTCTTTTCTCAATCCAGATAAAATGTGATATAATAGTACTAATTTATTGGAATACATGAAAGTTCTTGAAAATTTTCATGGGTTTCTAGCTAAGGAAGTAGGAAAAGTATGTATCCAGATGATAGTTTGACATTGCACACGGACTTGTACCAGATTAACATGATGCAGGTTTACTTTGACCAAGGAATTCACAATAAAAAGGCGGTCTTTGAGGTTTATTTCCGCCAACAGCCTTTTAAGAATGGCTATGCGGTTTTTGCAGGTTTGGAAAGAATTGTGAATTATCTTGAAGACTTGCGTTTTTCAGATAGTGATATTGCCTATTTGGAGTCTCTAGGCTATCATGGAGCATTCTTGGATTACCTTCGCAATTTCCAGTTGGAGTTGACCGTTCGTTCTGCCCAAGAAGGGGATTTGGTTTTTGCCAATGAACCGATTGTGCAGGTGGAAGGTCCTCTAGCCCAATGTCAGTTGGTCGAAACGGCTCTTTTGAACATCGTCAACTACCAGACCTTGGTGGCGACTAAGGCAGCTCGTATTCGTTCGGTCATCGAAGATGAACCCTTGATGGAGTTTGGGACACGTCGGGCTCAAGAAATGGATGCGGCTATCTGGGGAACACGCGCAGCGGTGATTGGTGGAGCCAATGGAACCAGCAACGTGCGCGCTGGTAAACTCTTTGACATTCCTGTTTTGGGAACCCATGCCCATGCTTTGGTTCAGGTTTATGGAAATGACTATGAAGCTTTCAAGGCTTATGCTGCGACCCACAAAAATTGCGTCTTTCTTGTGGATACCTATGATACCCTTCGCATTGGAGTTCCAGCTGCCATTCAGGTGGCGCGTGAACTGGGTGACCAGATTAACTTTATGGGTGTGCGGATTGACTCTGGGGATATTGCTTACATTTCCAAGAAAGTCCGTCAGCAACTGGACGAGGCTGGATTTACAGAGGCTAAGATTTATGCTTCAAATGATTTGGACGAAAATACCATCCTCAACCTCAAGATGCAAAAGGCCAAGATTGATGTCTGGGGCGTGGGTACCAAGCTGATTACAGCTTATGACCAGCCAGCTCTTGGGGCAGTTTACAAGATTGTTGCAATCGAAGATGAAAATGGCCAGATGCGCAATACTATTAAGCTGTCAAATAATGCTGAAAAAGTGTCTACGCCAGGTAAGAAGCAGGTGTGGCGTATTACCAGTCGTGAAAAAGGCAAGTCAGAAGGCGATTATATCACTTATGATGGCGTAGATGTAAGCGACATGACAGAAATCAAGATGTTCCATCCGACTTATACCTACATCAAGAAGACCGTTCGTAATTTTGATGCCGTGCCTCTCTTGGTGGATATCTTCAAAGACGGAAAATTGATTTACAACCTGCCTAGCTTAACTGAGATTCAGGCTTATGCCCGTAAGGAATTTGACAAGCTTTGGGATGAGTACAAGCGCGTGCTCAATCCTCAGCATTATCCAGTGGATTTGGCGCGTGATGTATGGCAAGACAAGATGGACTTGATTGACAAAATGCGCAAGGAAGCTCTTGGTGAAGGAGAAGAAGAATGAGTTTGCAAGAAACGATTATCCAAGAACTGGGTGTCAAACCCGTGATTGATGCCCAGGAAGAAATTCGTCGTTCGATTGATTTCTTAAAAAGATATCTGAAAAAACATCCCTTCCTTAAAACTTTTGTACTAGGGATTTCTGGAGGACAAGACTCAACCTTAGCAGGACGATTGGCTCAACTGGCCATGGAAGAACTGCGAGCAGAGACAGGGGATGATAGCTACAAATTTATCGCTGTCCGTCTGCCATACGGAGTACAAGCCGATGAAGCAGATGCTCAAAAAGCTCTTGCTTTCATCCAACCAGATATCAGCTTGGTTGTGAATATCAAGGAATCAGCTGACGCCATGACAGCTGCAGTTGAAGCGACAGGAAGCCCTGTTTCAGACTTCAACAAGGGAAATATCAAGGCTCGTTGCCGTATGATTGCTCAGTATGCCCTTGCTGGTTCCCATAGCGGATCGGTCATTGGAACAGACCACGCCGCGGAAAATATCACAGGTTTCTTTACCAAGTTTGGTGACGGTGGTGCGGATATTCTCCCTCTTTACCGCCTCAATAAACGCCAAGGAAAACAACTCTTGCAGGAACTTGGTGCAGACCCAGCCCTTTATGAAAAAATCCCAACAGCAGACCTAGAAGAAGATAAACCAGGTCTAGCTGACGAAGTCGCACTTGGAGTCACTTATGAAGAGATTGACGACTACCTAGAAGGCAAAACAATCAGCCCAGAAGCCCAAGCAAGAATCGAAAACTGGTGGCACAAAGGCCAACATAAACGCCACCTACCAATCACCGTATTCGATAACTTTTGGGAGTAAAAAGGTCCGGGGGACCTTTTTACCCTGAGTTTAGAAATAAGAAAGCGAGGAAGGTCCGGTGGACCTTTTTTGCTTATTACCTTGAAATTCAAAAGCAAAGTAAATTTAAATTGAGGTTAGGCAGAGAATCATCTATCAGAAAGCGAGGTAGTGTCATGAAATCAATCGGTACGCAAACGTTACAGACAGATCGTTTAATCTTGCGAAGATTTGTGGAAAGTGATGCAGAAGCCATGTTTCAGAATTGGGCTTCATCTGCTGAGAATCTAACCTACGTCACCTGGGATCCTCATCCTGATGTCGAGGTGACTCGAAACTCCATTCGTAATTGGGTTACCTCCTATACAAATCCCAACTATTACAAATGGGCCATTTGTCTCAAAGAAAAGCCAGAGCAGGTGATAGGAGATATCAGTATCGTTGCAATAGATGAGAACGATTCTTCTTGTGAAATTGGCTATGTGCTAGGCAAGGCTTACTGGGGACATGGGATTATGACAGAGGCCTTGAAAGCTGTTTTGGACTTTTGTTTTACTCAAGCAGGTTTTCAAGAAGTCAAGGCACGTTATGTCAGTCTCAATCCAGCTTCAGGTCGTGTCATGGAGAAGGCTGGAATGTCCTATCTAAAAACTGTTGCAAATGGGGTGGAGAGAAAGGGCTATCTTGCGGACCTCATTTATTACCAGATAAGTAAGAAGGATAGATAAGCTTAACATTTATTGCTTATCCGCTGTTCTTATTTTTTTATTTACTATTTCATTTATCCTTTCTTTTCCGAATAAATAGATAGAGTCAGTGAATCTAGTAATCCTAGATTAAAAAATGTGTTATAATGAAAGGAGAGAAAGAATGATTCTCAGACATCCGGGCATCAGCCCGACCAACGATTTGGTTGCTAAGAAGATTTTTAGCAATCCAGAAATCACTTGTCAATTTATTCGCGATATGTTGGATTTACCTGCAAAAACTGTAACGATTTTGGAGGGAAGCAATATTCATGTCTTGCCTACCCTGTCGTACTCGGCGCAGGATTTCTATACCAGTATAGACGTCTTAGCGGAGTTGGACAATGGGACACAAGTAATTATTGAGATTCAGGTGCATCATCAGAATTTTTTCATCAATCGCCTGTGGGCTTACCTGTGTAGTCAGGTCAATCAAAATCTTGAAAAAATTCGCCAGCAAGAAGGCAATACTCACCAGAGTTATAAACACATCGCACCAGTATACGCTATCGCAATTGTAGATAGTAACTACTTTCAAGATGATCAAGCTTTTCATAGCTTTAGTATGCGAGAGGACACGACAGGTGAGGTCTTAACCATAACAAATAACGGTCAAGAAAACCATCTGGTCAAGATGGCATTCTTGGAATTAAAAAAATACAGAGAAACCAGCAAAGACAAGGTTCGCAAGCCGTGGTTGGAGTTTTTTGGTAACAAGCCCTTTACCCAACAACCTGAGCGAGCCATCAGCCAAGCAGACCAACTGCTGGACTACAAGAGCTGGTCCGAGGAGGACAGGAAAATGTTTAGTCAACTACGTATGCGAGAAGAACAAGCATTATTGGCTCATGACTATGCCTTGGAGCAAGCTGAAGAAAAAGGCTTAGAACGTGGCCGTGCAGAGGGAATCAAAGAGGGGTTAAAAGTAGGTTTAGTAAATCTAGTTCGCCAAGGTCTTCTAACACCTGAGGTTGCCAGCCAGCAATTGGGAATGACCGTTGCTGAGTTTGAGGCCTTGTTGTAAGACTATTACCAATAATGGTTAAAATGGGGTTCTTAGAACTAAAAAATACAGAGGAACCAGCAAAGATAAGGTTCGTAAACCGTGGTTGGAGTTTTTGTAAATCAGTAAATCAATGACAGATTTTTCCGTGATAGATGGAAGAATCTGTTTTTTAATTTACTAAATGTTGGCTCAAAAAACTAAGATAGCTTACCCTTTTACTCATGTTTTTTTGATTTATTT
Above is a genomic segment from Streptococcus sp. SN-1 containing:
- a CDS encoding DUF6773 family protein — translated: MVNKFIHYQLLDEREEQLINKAGAESFSLFIGLVLLSYLVAVLSPSLFNPNFLVYTLIVGIFFFFNRARYLGVTYYSRFHFTILGCFFLTLAITALLMLQNYQFNIEVYQHNPLNVKYLSAWAITYVIYLPWVFIGNLGLKSYGEWAQKKFEQDMDELESGE
- a CDS encoding nicotinate phosphoribosyltransferase, translated to MYPDDSLTLHTDLYQINMMQVYFDQGIHNKKAVFEVYFRQQPFKNGYAVFAGLERIVNYLEDLRFSDSDIAYLESLGYHGAFLDYLRNFQLELTVRSAQEGDLVFANEPIVQVEGPLAQCQLVETALLNIVNYQTLVATKAARIRSVIEDEPLMEFGTRRAQEMDAAIWGTRAAVIGGANGTSNVRAGKLFDIPVLGTHAHALVQVYGNDYEAFKAYAATHKNCVFLVDTYDTLRIGVPAAIQVARELGDQINFMGVRIDSGDIAYISKKVRQQLDEAGFTEAKIYASNDLDENTILNLKMQKAKIDVWGVGTKLITAYDQPALGAVYKIVAIEDENGQMRNTIKLSNNAEKVSTPGKKQVWRITSREKGKSEGDYITYDGVDVSDMTEIKMFHPTYTYIKKTVRNFDAVPLLVDIFKDGKLIYNLPSLTEIQAYARKEFDKLWDEYKRVLNPQHYPVDLARDVWQDKMDLIDKMRKEALGEGEEE
- the nadE gene encoding ammonia-dependent NAD(+) synthetase; this encodes MSLQETIIQELGVKPVIDAQEEIRRSIDFLKRYLKKHPFLKTFVLGISGGQDSTLAGRLAQLAMEELRAETGDDSYKFIAVRLPYGVQADEADAQKALAFIQPDISLVVNIKESADAMTAAVEATGSPVSDFNKGNIKARCRMIAQYALAGSHSGSVIGTDHAAENITGFFTKFGDGGADILPLYRLNKRQGKQLLQELGADPALYEKIPTADLEEDKPGLADEVALGVTYEEIDDYLEGKTISPEAQARIENWWHKGQHKRHLPITVFDNFWE
- a CDS encoding GNAT family N-acetyltransferase, whose protein sequence is MKSIGTQTLQTDRLILRRFVESDAEAMFQNWASSAENLTYVTWDPHPDVEVTRNSIRNWVTSYTNPNYYKWAICLKEKPEQVIGDISIVAIDENDSSCEIGYVLGKAYWGHGIMTEALKAVLDFCFTQAGFQEVKARYVSLNPASGRVMEKAGMSYLKTVANGVERKGYLADLIYYQISKKDR
- a CDS encoding Rpn family recombination-promoting nuclease/putative transposase, with the protein product MILRHPGISPTNDLVAKKIFSNPEITCQFIRDMLDLPAKTVTILEGSNIHVLPTLSYSAQDFYTSIDVLAELDNGTQVIIEIQVHHQNFFINRLWAYLCSQVNQNLEKIRQQEGNTHQSYKHIAPVYAIAIVDSNYFQDDQAFHSFSMREDTTGEVLTITNNGQENHLVKMAFLELKKYRETSKDKVRKPWLEFFGNKPFTQQPERAISQADQLLDYKSWSEEDRKMFSQLRMREEQALLAHDYALEQAEEKGLERGRAEGIKEGLKVGLVNLVRQGLLTPEVASQQLGMTVAEFEALL